In one window of Nothobranchius furzeri strain GRZ-AD chromosome 11, NfurGRZ-RIMD1, whole genome shotgun sequence DNA:
- the LOC107386376 gene encoding ferredoxin-fold anticodon-binding domain-containing protein 1 homolog, with the protein MATEAHLILSAVGPFENENYPSYKCTGYRSQDKGFRVENALLHIFSRSFPCISVQITHMEEVVEGENVHYNIPTELSDYVFRRFLSPDSVHPVKLVQDFFLKELLAHWSVSMATASAPFLIAAKRLHSCCHCVDNSQCYSRA; encoded by the exons ATGGCAACAGAAGCACATTTAATCCTCAGTGCTGTTGGTCCGTTTGAAAACGAGAACTATCCAAGCTACAAGTGCACTGGATACAG GAGCCAGGACAAGGGCTTTCGTGTGGAGAACGCTTTGCTCCACATCTTTTCTCGCAGTTTCCCTTGCATTTCTGTTCAGATAACTCACATGGAGGAAGTTGTCGAAGGGGAGAATGTCCACTACAACATCCCGACGGAGCTGAGTGATTATGTGTTCAG GAGATTTCTCAGTCCAGATTCTGTCCATCCAGTCAAGTTGGTGCAAGATTTCTTTCTAAAGGAACTGTTGGCACACTGGTCGGTTTCCATGGCAACTGCCTCCGCTCCCTTCCTTATTGCGGCCAAACGGCTGCATTCATGCTGCCACTGTGTTGATAACTCGCAGTGTTactcaagggcgtag